Part of the Cryptosporangium arvum DSM 44712 genome, TCCGGAGTGGCGCGTGTCGAGCTGCGAGGTCGACGCCCACCAGGGCGGCGGCTACCGGCTCCGGTTCGGCCCGCGCCCGGACGGCGACTCGTACCGCGAGACGGCGACGTTCGCGGTGTACGAACCCGTGGAGCGTCTCGTCTTCGACGTGCTGACCGAGGGCGACGGCACGTCCGAGCGGTCACGCTGCACGGTGCGGTTCCGACCGGTGGACGGCGGCACCCACCTGGAGCTCACCGTCGAGGGCCTCTCCGGCCCGCAGGCGCTCGAGCACCTGCGTACCGGCTGGCAGTGGTGCCTGGAGGGCATCGCGGCCACGCTCGAGGCGACGGCGTGACGACGACCGGCGCCCCGGCCGCGAGCCGGACCTCGTTCGTCGTCACCGGGCTGGTCGCCAGTGCCGTCGCGGCGTCGGCGACCGGGCTCGCGGCCCTGCTCGCTCAGGCCGTCGGCGTCGATTTCGACGTCGTCGACGGCCAGACGATCCCGGTGCCCGGCTTCGTCGTGGTGGCGGGGTTCTTCTCGCTCGTCGGCGTGCTCGTCGCGGCCGCGTTCCGCCGCTGGAGCGCCCGCCCCGCCGTGCTGTTCGTCCGCACGGCGGTGGCGCTGACCGTGGTCTCGTTGATCCCGCCGCTGGTGTCCGGAGCGGCCGCCGCCACGGTCGTCGCACTCGTCGTGTTACATCTGGTCCCGGCGGCCGTGATGATTCCCGTGCTGGCCCGGAGTCTGTCCGGTCAGGGCTTGCGGGCCACCGCGCCGTAGACCGAGACCAGTTCGTCGCTGCGGTCGGCGAAGCGGTCCTGCTCGTCCGGGCGCCAGCGGTGCACGAGCGTGAGCCCCGGGTCGATCACGTCGAGCCCGTCGAAGAACCGCTCGATCTCGGCCTTCGGCCGGACCTGCATGGTGACGCCCCGCTCCGCGTAGATCGCCTCGACCTTCTTCCACTGCTCCGGCAGGAAGTCGCCGGTCAGGTGCGAGAGCGCGAGGAACGAACCGGACGGGAGCGCGTCGACGAGTTCGCCGACGATGCGGTGCGGCTCGTCCGCGTCGCCGACGAAGTGCGCGATCGCGACCAGCAGCAGCGCCACCGGACGGTCGAAGTCCAGCGTCTCCTTGGCGGCCGCGAGGATGCGCGACGGGTCGCGGAAGTCCGCGTCGAGATAGTCGGTCGACCCTGCGGGGTTGCTGGTCAGCAGCGCCCGGGCGTGCGCGAGGACGATCGGGTCGTGGTCGATGTACACGATCCGCGCGCCCGGGTCGACGCCCTGGGCGACCTCGTGCACGTTCGGGGACGTCGGCAGCCCGGTGCCGATGTCGAGGAACTGCCCGATGCCCTGCTCGCGCGTCAGGAACGTGACGACGCGCCGTAACCAGTCGCGGTTCGCGCCGGGGGCGACGTCGCTGGCCGGGTTGGAGCGGCGACCCTGCTCGGCCGCGGCCCGGTCGGCCGCGAAATTGTCCTTGCCGCCGAGGAGGTAGTCGTACACCCGCGCCGGATGCGGGACCTCGGTACGCAAGTCAACCACGACAGCTCCTCGTCAACATCGATCCAGTGAGGACATGATGCTGTCACGGGTCACACGAACTTCGCTTCCAGGTCGGCGAAGAACGCGGTGGACAACGCGAGAAAGTCGGCCTCGCGCAGGCCGATCGGATCCCCCACCCGCAGTTTCAGCACCGACGTCGCCGGGTCGAGCCGGATCGCCTTGTCCGTGCCCATCACACCGCCGTTGCTCAGCAGCGACATCGCGACCACCCGCACCTCGTTGAGCGGGTTGCCGTCCTTCTTCTCCAGCGTCCGCGTGCGGTGCACGAAGTGGTGCTCGAGGCGCAGCACGAGGTTGTTGAAGAAGACCGGCTCGAACTCACGCACCTCCGGGGTCGATCCCAGCGCCCGGAACGCGTCCACCTGCACGCCGAGCTCACGCCGGCAGGCGTCCACGTAGTCCTGCGGGTACTTGTTCATCGCCAGCATCGCGCGCCCCTTCGACCGGTCGGTTCACCCTAGATCCCCCCGGCCGGGCCGCCGCTAATCCTCGGCCGGCAGGTGATCACGCACCCAGAGCGCCGCCGACGTGCGGTCGGAGACCCCGATGCGTTTGAACGCGTTGCCCAGGTGCACCTTCACGGTCCGTTCGGTGATGCCGAGCGTCCGCCCGATCTGCTTGTTCGCCAGCCCTCGCGCCACCAGCAGCAGCACCTCCCGTTCCCGGGGGCTGAGCAGCGCGGCCGGGTCGGGTGCCGCGCCCGGGAGCAGCGTCCGCGCCACCCGCGGATCGAGCGGCGCGTCGCCGCGCGCGGCCGCGTGGATCCCGGCCACCAGGTCACGCGGGTCCGCGTCCTTGAGCAGGTAGCCGGTGGCTCCGGCGGCGAGCGCGTCCTGCACCGAGCTGCGTCCCGACGACGACGTCAGCACCAGCACCGTGCTGCCCGGCTGTTCCGCCAGCAGCCGCCTGGTCGCCTCGACCCCGTCCATCACCGGCATCGACAGGTCCATGAGCACGACGTCGGGCCGCAGCGAGGCCGCGAGTTCGATCGCCCGCGCGCCGTCCTCCGCCTCGCCGACGACGTCGATCTGATCGGCGTCCTCGAGAAGAGACGCGAGCCCGGCCCGGACGAGCGCGTGATCGTCCACCAGGAGTACCCGGATGCTCATGGTTTCTTCTCCAAGCGCCAGCGGGTGCCGCCGCCCGGTCGGGACGCGACCGCGAGCGTCGCGCCCGCCTCCCGCGCGAGGTCGGCCATCACACGCAGCCCGAAGTGCCCCTCGGGGCCGACCGCGGCCGGGTCGAACCCGACGCCGTCGTCGGCGACCTCGAGCGTGACCGCTCCGGTCACCGCGACCACGACGTGCGCGGCGTCCGCGTGTTTCGCCACGTTGCGCAGGCTCTCCTGCGCCACCCGGAACAGCAGCGATTCGACGTCGGGCGTGAGCTCACGCGTGGGCTCGACGGTGATCTCCACCTCGGTTCCGCGCTCGCGCAGGCCGGTGACCAGGTCTTCGAGAGCGGCGGCCAGCCCCGAGTCGACGAGCGAGGGCGGATAGATGTCGACCAGCAGGGATCGCATGCTGCCGACCCCGGCGCGCACCGTGCCGGCCACCGAGTCCAGGCGCTCGGCGAGCGACTCGGCGCCCGGCGTCGCCCGGGCCTTGCCGGCCGCCGCCGCGACCGCGAACGCACCCGCGGTCAGGTCCTGGACGACGCCGTCGTGCAGCGTCGCGGCGATGCGTTTGCGTTCGGAGTCGGAGGCGGCCATCGCCCGCTCACGGAGCTGTTCGCGCTGGAGGGTGGCCCGGCGGACCCGGCCGACCAGGGCCCAGATCACCGGCGCCTGGAGCACGAGCATGAGCAGCAGGCTGCTGACCGTGATGCTGGCGAAGCCCCGCCAGAGCTGCCCGCTGCGGTCGGTCACCGCGTCGTAGCGTGAGTAGGTCTCGAACAGCAGCGTCCGGCCGCCCGGGGTCCAGACCGGGCGGTAGACCTCGAGCAGCTTGCTGTCGCTGCGCTCGTACTGGTTCTCCGGCTCGTCGAGGTCGCTGACGTCGGCCCGGGTGCGCGGGGTCTCCAGGACACCGCGCTCGTCGTCGCCGAGCGGGAACGTCCGCCCGATCAGGCGCGGTTCGTCGGAGTAGACGATCGTGCCGTCGGGTGTCCAGATCTTCGTGCGCACGATCGCGCCCACCAGGACCCCGGGCCGAATCACCGCGTCGAGCCGTTCCCGGGCGGCGGCCGCCGTGGTCCGGTCCGGGGAGAGCAACGCGTCCTCCAGCGCCGGGGTGACCACCGCCCCGGCCAGCAGGTCGGTGACGGTGAGCGCGTCGTTCACCGACTCGGACTCGGCCGCCTGGCGGGCGGCGATCGTGCCGGCCGAGGCCGCCACGCCGAACACCACCAGGACGGCGAGCACCGACTGGACGATGATGCGGCGCCAGGACACCACCCGATCGGCCCGGGCGGGGTTCCCGGCGGCGGCGAGCACCACCCAGTTGTCGTCGGTCACGGGGAAATCCTTGCTCAGTCGTGGTTCGGACCGTCGTCCGACCCGCCGCCCTTACCGCTGTTGCCACTGCCCTTGCCGCTGTTCCCGCTGCCCTTGCCGCTGTTGTCGTCGTCGTCCCCGCCGCGGTTCCGGCGGCCGCCGTGGTCGTCGCCGGATTCGGTTCCGCTGGAGTGGGTGCTGCTGGAACGGGTGCTACCGGGGTGGGTGCTGCTGCGGTGCGTGCCGCGGTCGTCGCCGGGCTCGGCGGTGCGGTGGCCCTTGTCGTCACGCTGACGCAGGCCGCCCTTGTCGTCGGCCGACGCGGACGCCGAGGCCGACGCCGACGGCCGCGCCGTCGGGCTGTGGCTGGTCGCCGAGGGCGACGGCGCCGTCTTCACCGCGATCTCCCGGCTGAGCGCACTGTTGCCGGTCACCCCGGCCACCGCCGGTGCCGCCGCCGCGAGAACCGCCACCACACCGAGCGCTACGAACGTCGCTTTCATCAGGTCTCCTCCTCGACACGAAATGCGATGAGACCTTTGTCCGCCACAAGCGGTTCCAACCGACAGCCGTACGGTAGTACTAGTACCCCCCGAGGGCAGCTCTCACCAGCAAAAACAGGTCGACGCATCGGCGGTGGCGGGCCGTCGGTACCCCGCCGACCAGGTGGTCCACCCACCCACTAGGGTTCCCGCGTGACCCAGGGGGTTCCCGACCGCTGCGTGATCGGCGGGCCGGACGGCACCGACTGTCCCGCCCCCGCCGAGGTGAAGCTCGCCGACGGCTCCGGGGCGTCCGCCTGGAGTTGCGCCGACCACGCCGACGAAGTGCTGATCAACGCGCGCGGGGTGTTCCTCGCCGACGACGAACCCGACGGCCTGGTCGCGTTCCTCGCCGCCCGCGGACGCACGCTCGGCGGCACCGGCTGACGAGGAATTCCTGACACTTGTAGTTACTGCTTGGCTGCGCTCCCAACGGGGAATAGGGGGATCAGTTTGTTGTGGGCATCACCAACCCCCCGCCCGGATGCCCCCATCCCAGGAGGTCGCACCATGCGAATCGGAAGCGTTGTCGTGGTGATCTGGTTGTTGATCGGCGTCATCGCTGCCGCACAGCGTGACTACTTCTCCGGTGGAGAAGCCAGTTGCGCGAAGACGGGCACGATCCTCGTCACGATCGTCGCCGGTCCGTTGAACTACTTCGGGCTCAACCCGAAGGTGAACTGCTCGACGCCGCAGCCGTCGAAGTAGTTCACCGCACACGCGTGGGAGCCCGCTCGGGCTCCCACGCGTTTTTGTTGCCACCGGTACAGCACGCCGACCCGTCCCGCGCCGGTCGTGACCGCCGCGCTGCTGGCCGGCGCCTACGCCGTGCACTGCGCCTACCTGGCGACGCACGGCCTCCTCGACCGTGACGCGTCGGCGCTCGTCCCGCTGGTCGAGTTGGGCGTCTGGGGTCTGCTCCCGGCCGGGCTGTGGCGCGGACGCCACCTCGCGTACGTGCTGGTGACGATCGCCGCCACGCTCACCGTCCTGGTGGCCGCGCCCGCGTTCGGGGAGTCCCACCACTGGGCGGACGCGGTCCGGCTGGTCGACGGTCGCCGCGCCCGGACGTGAACGGCCCGGTCCGGGTTAGGGTCGGGGAATGTACGTCCCGTCCCACTTCGCCGTTCCGGCGCACCGCCAGGCCGCGCTCCTCGGCGGCGGTGGTTTCGCGCATCTGGTGACGCCCACCGCCGAGGGGCTCCTGTCCACGCCACTACCCCTGCTGTTCGACGCCGGGCGCAACGCGTTGCTGGGCCACGTGGCGCGCAACAACCCGCACTGGCGCGACCTGCCCGACGCCGAGTCGCTGGCGATCCTCAC contains:
- a CDS encoding SRPBCC domain-containing protein, producing MTTAPLLSFDLDRTYPAPPERVWAAWTTADQLERWVLPDPEWRVSSCEVDAHQGGGYRLRFGPRPDGDSYRETATFAVYEPVERLVFDVLTEGDGTSERSRCTVRFRPVDGGTHLELTVEGLSGPQALEHLRTGWQWCLEGIAATLEATA
- a CDS encoding DUF6069 family protein; this encodes MTTTGAPAASRTSFVVTGLVASAVAASATGLAALLAQAVGVDFDVVDGQTIPVPGFVVVAGFFSLVGVLVAAAFRRWSARPAVLFVRTAVALTVVSLIPPLVSGAAAATVVALVVLHLVPAAVMIPVLARSLSGQGLRATAP
- a CDS encoding SAM-dependent methyltransferase, which gives rise to MVDLRTEVPHPARVYDYLLGGKDNFAADRAAAEQGRRSNPASDVAPGANRDWLRRVVTFLTREQGIGQFLDIGTGLPTSPNVHEVAQGVDPGARIVYIDHDPIVLAHARALLTSNPAGSTDYLDADFRDPSRILAAAKETLDFDRPVALLLVAIAHFVGDADEPHRIVGELVDALPSGSFLALSHLTGDFLPEQWKKVEAIYAERGVTMQVRPKAEIERFFDGLDVIDPGLTLVHRWRPDEQDRFADRSDELVSVYGAVARKP
- a CDS encoding response regulator, which produces MSIRVLLVDDHALVRAGLASLLEDADQIDVVGEAEDGARAIELAASLRPDVVLMDLSMPVMDGVEATRRLLAEQPGSTVLVLTSSSGRSSVQDALAAGATGYLLKDADPRDLVAGIHAAARGDAPLDPRVARTLLPGAAPDPAALLSPREREVLLLVARGLANKQIGRTLGITERTVKVHLGNAFKRIGVSDRTSAALWVRDHLPAED
- a CDS encoding sensor histidine kinase — translated: MTDDNWVVLAAAGNPARADRVVSWRRIIVQSVLAVLVVFGVAASAGTIAARQAAESESVNDALTVTDLLAGAVVTPALEDALLSPDRTTAAAARERLDAVIRPGVLVGAIVRTKIWTPDGTIVYSDEPRLIGRTFPLGDDERGVLETPRTRADVSDLDEPENQYERSDSKLLEVYRPVWTPGGRTLLFETYSRYDAVTDRSGQLWRGFASITVSSLLLMLVLQAPVIWALVGRVRRATLQREQLRERAMAASDSERKRIAATLHDGVVQDLTAGAFAVAAAAGKARATPGAESLAERLDSVAGTVRAGVGSMRSLLVDIYPPSLVDSGLAAALEDLVTGLRERGTEVEITVEPTRELTPDVESLLFRVAQESLRNVAKHADAAHVVVAVTGAVTLEVADDGVGFDPAAVGPEGHFGLRVMADLAREAGATLAVASRPGGGTRWRLEKKP